The Pecten maximus chromosome 12, xPecMax1.1, whole genome shotgun sequence genome includes a region encoding these proteins:
- the LOC117340069 gene encoding PE-PGRS family protein PE_PGRS47-like, giving the protein MKTIALLLSCFIGTAVCTYSMGGMGGMSGMGGMSGWGGMSGMGGMSGMGGMGGMGGGMGGMPSGGSYYYRTYRSSGGSPWGMSGMGGMGGMGGMGGMSGMSGMSGMGGMSGMGGMGGMGSWGGMSGMGGMGGMGGMSGMSGMGRHGRNGRLGWHGRHGRNGQRRKLLQFVQEVDWVKF; this is encoded by the exons aTGAAGACCATTGCCTTATTGCTCAGCTGCTTTATCGGAACGGCTGTATGCACCTACTCCATGGGCGGCATGGGTGGAATGAGCGGCATGGGTGGAATGAGCGGCTGGGGTGGAATGAGCGGCATGGGTGGAATGAGCGGAATGGGCGGCATGGGCGGCATGGGCGGCGGCATGGGCGGCATGCCCTCAGGCGGATCCTACTACTATAGAACGTACAGAAGCAGCGGCGGATCCCCATGGGGAATGAGCGGAATGGGCGGAATGGGCGGAATGGGCGGAATGGGCGGAATGAGCGGCATGAGCGGCATGAGCGGCATGGGCGGCATGAGCGGCATGGGCGGCATGGGAGGAATGGGCAGCTGGGGTGGCATGAGCGGCATGGGCGGCATGGGCGGCATGGGCGGCATGAGCGGTATGAGCGGCATGGGGCGGCATGGGAGGAATGGGCGGCTGGGGTGGCATGGGCGGCATGGGCGGAATGGGCAGCGGAG GAAACTACTACAATTCGTACAAGAAGTCGATTGGGTAAAATTCTAA